A segment of the Luteibaculum oceani genome:
TACCACATCGGCATCGCACTGAAAAAATTCACGGTAACGCCCTTTTTGTGGACGATCTGCACGCCAAACAGGCTGAATTTGATATCGTTTAAAAGGAAAAGTTAATTCGTTTTGATGCTGCACTACGAAACGAGCAAAGGGAACCGTTAAATCGTAACGCAAAGCTTTTTCTGATATACTTGAGATTAAGGACTTTGAATCTTCATTTGCAAGGGCGCTTTTGTCGGCTTTTTTTAAATAATCTCCACTATTGAGAATTTTAAATATCAATCGATCTCCTTCCTCTCCATATTTACCCGTTAGTGTACTTAAATTCTCCATCGCTGGAGTTTCAATGGGTTGGTAGCCAAAAGACTTGAAATGCTTTTTGATGGTTGAAAAAATATATTCTCTTTTTCTAGCATCAGCAGGAATAAAATCTCTTGTCCCCTTTGGAATGGATGGTTTCATATAATATTTTAATCTCGGTCTAAATCAAATGGCTTGGTACCCGGTTTGCGCTGGTTCCCACCTTTTTTCCTTAGAAAAATATAAAGGATGTACAGCATGATAGAACCAAACAAATAGTACCACATAACGGGGCAAAGGTATTTGTTAAAAGGAAATTCCCTAAATCAAATTTCATGCACCTTGCACCAAGGTGAAATAAAAAACCCCACCGCTAGGGGTGGGGCTTAATTGAATTGGAAAATTATCGTGTTAGCTTCTTGTATTTAACTCGGGTTGGTCTATCCATACCCTTTCTCTTGCGGTAATTTTCTTCGTATTCTGAATATGAACCTTCAAAATAATATACTTCTGAGTTTCCTTCGTAGGCCAAAATATGGGTACAAATTCTATCCAGGAACCAACGGTCGTGAGAAATTACCACCGCACATCCTGCAAAACTCTGAATACCTTCTTCCAAAGCACGGATCGTATTAACATCCAAGTCGTTAGTTGGCTCATCCAGTAGTAATAAGTTCGCCTCAGTTTTTAAGGTCATTGCCAAATGCAATCGGTTTCTTTCCCCTCCCGATAGCACTTTTATTTTCTTGTTTTGATCTGGCCCGTTAAAGTTAAATCTAGAAACATAAGCGCGGGAGTTTAGGCTTTTACCGCCTATTTCTATTATTTCGTTTCCACCCGAAACAACTTCCCAAACGGTTTTTTCAGGATCCAACTCCTCATGGGTTTGGTCTACATATCCAATTTCAACGGTCTCACCAATTTTGATATCTCCTTGATCTGGAGTTTCCTCGCCCAAAATCATTCTGAACATCGTGGTCTTACCCGCTCCGTTAGGGCCAATAACTCCAACTATACCTGCCGGGGGAAGTTTGAAGTCTAGATTCTCAAAAAGCAGTCTATCATCGTATGATTTTGATACCCCTGTAAATTCCACTACCTCATTACCTAATCGCGGTCCATTGGGAATTGGAATTTCCAAGTGAGCAATCTGATCTTTATCCTCCTGAGCCAATAACTGCTCGTAGTTATTTAAACGGGCCTTGCTTTTAGCTTGGCGTCCTTTTGCTCCCTGGCGCACCCAATCGAGCTCTC
Coding sequences within it:
- the ettA gene encoding energy-dependent translational throttle protein EttA; the encoded protein is MSDDKKVIFSMVKINKSTPQGKQILKDIYLSFFYGAKIGIIGLNGSGKSTVLKIIAGLDKDYRGDVVWSEGYSVGYLPQEPKLDEDKTVVEIVKEGVQHIVDVLTEYDEVNNRFADEDVLNDPDKMQKLIDRQAQLQDLIDRYDAWELDNRLELAMDALRCPDGDTPIKVLSGGERRRVALCRLLLQQPDVLLLDEPTNHLDAESVSWLEQHLEKYQGTVITVTHDRYFLDNIAGWILELDRGEGIPWKGNYSSWLDQKAKRLAQEEKTESKRRKVLERELDWVRQGAKGRQAKSKARLNNYEQLLAQEDKDQIAHLEIPIPNGPRLGNEVVEFTGVSKSYDDRLLFENLDFKLPPAGIVGVIGPNGAGKTTMFRMILGEETPDQGDIKIGETVEIGYVDQTHEELDPEKTVWEVVSGGNEIIEIGGKSLNSRAYVSRFNFNGPDQNKKIKVLSGGERNRLHLAMTLKTEANLLLLDEPTNDLDVNTIRALEEGIQSFAGCAVVISHDRWFLDRICTHILAYEGNSEVYYFEGSYSEYEENYRKRKGMDRPTRVKYKKLTR